A region from the Aquila chrysaetos chrysaetos chromosome 15, bAquChr1.4, whole genome shotgun sequence genome encodes:
- the FNDC4 gene encoding fibronectin type III domain-containing protein 4 isoform X6 — translation MARFSAFLNPVLVLFSCDLCLVRANRPPSPVNVTVTQLKANSATVSWDVPEGDVVIGYAILQQRQDGQMQRFIREVNTTNRACVLWDLAEDADYIIQVQSIGLYGESQASKRVHFRTLKETDRLPSNSSNQGDITMEGLDKDRQLQTGEIIIIVAVLLMWAAVIALFCRQYDIIKDNDSNNNKEKTKPSSEHSTPERPSGGLLRSKWMLEAETSCLDFKASVLVLQIFPLPDYSLPKKIPPLRSLLQTDPAHIGLQRQVQRPIPAAACEVHLYGADAPQFVFLCSPYS, via the exons ATGGCCCGTTTCTCGGCGTTCCTCAACCCCGTCCTGGTGCTCTTCAGCTGCGACCTCTGCCTCGTGCGAGCCA ACAGGCCACCATCCCCTGTCAACGTGACTGTGACGCAGCTGAAGGCAAACTCTGCCACAGTCTCCTGGGACGTCCCAGAAGGAGACGTGGTCATCGGCTATGCCATCTTACAGCAG CGGCAAGATGGACAGATGCAGCGCTTCATCCGGGAGGTAAACACCACCAACCGGGCCTGCGTGCTGTGGGACTTGGCGGAGGATGCTGATTACATCATCCAGGTGCAGAGCATCGGCCTGTATGGAGAAAGCCAGGCCAGTAAGCGTGTCCACTTCCGGACCCTGAAGGAGACTGACCGCCTCCCTTCCAACAGCTCCAACCAAG GTGACATCACCATGGAAGGGCTGGACAAAGACAGGCAGCTGCAGACAGGCGAGATTATCATCATTGTGGCTGTGCTGCTCATGTGGGCAG CGGTGATCGCCCTCTTCTGCAGACAGTATGACATCATCAAGGACAACGACTCCAACAACAACAAGGAAAAGACAAAGCCATCCTCGGAGCATAGCACACCAGAGCGACCGAGTGGAGGGCTGCTGCGGAGCAAG TGGATGTTGGAAGCAGAAACTTCCTGTTTGGACTTCAAGGCCTCAGTTCTCGTCCTCCAGATTTTCCCGCTTCCTGACTACTCCTTGCCAAAAAAGATCCCTCCTCTTAGATCCCTGCTCCAAACTGACCCTGCTCATATAGGGCTGCAAAGGCAGGTGCAAAGGCcaattcctgctgctgcttgcgAAGTTCACCTTTATGGGGCTGATGCACCtcagtttgtctttttgtgTTCGCCATACTCTTAG
- the FNDC4 gene encoding fibronectin type III domain-containing protein 4 isoform X2: MARFSAFLNPVLVLFSCDLCLVRANRPPSPVNVTVTQLKANSATVSWDVPEGDVVIGYAILQQRQDGQMQRFIREVNTTNRACVLWDLAEDADYIIQVQSIGLYGESQASKRVHFRTLKETDRLPSNSSNQGDITMEGLDKDRQLQTGEIIIIVAVLLMWAAVIALFCRQYDIIKDNDSNNNKEKTKPSSEHSTPERPSGGLLRSKKSPSVNIIEV; encoded by the exons ATGGCCCGTTTCTCGGCGTTCCTCAACCCCGTCCTGGTGCTCTTCAGCTGCGACCTCTGCCTCGTGCGAGCCA ACAGGCCACCATCCCCTGTCAACGTGACTGTGACGCAGCTGAAGGCAAACTCTGCCACAGTCTCCTGGGACGTCCCAGAAGGAGACGTGGTCATCGGCTATGCCATCTTACAGCAG CGGCAAGATGGACAGATGCAGCGCTTCATCCGGGAGGTAAACACCACCAACCGGGCCTGCGTGCTGTGGGACTTGGCGGAGGATGCTGATTACATCATCCAGGTGCAGAGCATCGGCCTGTATGGAGAAAGCCAGGCCAGTAAGCGTGTCCACTTCCGGACCCTGAAGGAGACTGACCGCCTCCCTTCCAACAGCTCCAACCAAG GTGACATCACCATGGAAGGGCTGGACAAAGACAGGCAGCTGCAGACAGGCGAGATTATCATCATTGTGGCTGTGCTGCTCATGTGGGCAG CGGTGATCGCCCTCTTCTGCAGACAGTATGACATCATCAAGGACAACGACTCCAACAACAACAAGGAAAAGACAAAGCCATCCTCGGAGCATAGCACACCAGAGCGACCGAGTGGAGGGCTGCTGCGGAGCAAG AAGTCTCCCTCAGTCAATATAATCGAGGTGTAA
- the FNDC4 gene encoding fibronectin type III domain-containing protein 4 isoform X5, translating into MQRFIREVNTTNRACVLWDLAEDADYIIQVQSIGLYGESQASKRVHFRTLKETDRLPSNSSNQGDITMEGLDKDRQLQTGEIIIIVAVLLMWAAVIALFCRQYDIIKDNDSNNNKEKTKPSSEHSTPERPSGGLLRSKKKSPSVNIIEV; encoded by the exons ATGCAGCGCTTCATCCGGGAGGTAAACACCACCAACCGGGCCTGCGTGCTGTGGGACTTGGCGGAGGATGCTGATTACATCATCCAGGTGCAGAGCATCGGCCTGTATGGAGAAAGCCAGGCCAGTAAGCGTGTCCACTTCCGGACCCTGAAGGAGACTGACCGCCTCCCTTCCAACAGCTCCAACCAAG GTGACATCACCATGGAAGGGCTGGACAAAGACAGGCAGCTGCAGACAGGCGAGATTATCATCATTGTGGCTGTGCTGCTCATGTGGGCAG CGGTGATCGCCCTCTTCTGCAGACAGTATGACATCATCAAGGACAACGACTCCAACAACAACAAGGAAAAGACAAAGCCATCCTCGGAGCATAGCACACCAGAGCGACCGAGTGGAGGGCTGCTGCGGAGCAAG AAGAAGTCTCCCTCAGTCAATATAATCGAGGTGTAA
- the FNDC4 gene encoding fibronectin type III domain-containing protein 4 isoform X3, translating into MARFSAFLNPVLVLFSCDLCLVRANRPPSPVNVTVTQLKANSATVSWDVPEGDVVIGYAILQQRQDGQMQRFIREVNTTNRACVLWDLAEDADYIIQVQSIGLYGESQASKRVHFRTLKETDRLPSNSSNQGDITMEGLDKDRQLQTGEIIIIVAVLLMWADSMTSSRTTTPTTTRKRQSHPRSIAHQSDRVEGCCGARRSLPQSI; encoded by the exons ATGGCCCGTTTCTCGGCGTTCCTCAACCCCGTCCTGGTGCTCTTCAGCTGCGACCTCTGCCTCGTGCGAGCCA ACAGGCCACCATCCCCTGTCAACGTGACTGTGACGCAGCTGAAGGCAAACTCTGCCACAGTCTCCTGGGACGTCCCAGAAGGAGACGTGGTCATCGGCTATGCCATCTTACAGCAG CGGCAAGATGGACAGATGCAGCGCTTCATCCGGGAGGTAAACACCACCAACCGGGCCTGCGTGCTGTGGGACTTGGCGGAGGATGCTGATTACATCATCCAGGTGCAGAGCATCGGCCTGTATGGAGAAAGCCAGGCCAGTAAGCGTGTCCACTTCCGGACCCTGAAGGAGACTGACCGCCTCCCTTCCAACAGCTCCAACCAAG GTGACATCACCATGGAAGGGCTGGACAAAGACAGGCAGCTGCAGACAGGCGAGATTATCATCATTGTGGCTGTGCTGCTCATGTGGGCAG ACAGTATGACATCATCAAGGACAACGACTCCAACAACAACAAGGAAAAGACAAAGCCATCCTCGGAGCATAGCACACCAGAGCGACCGAGTGGAGGGCTGCTGCGGAGCAAG AAGAAGTCTCCCTCAGTCAATATAA
- the FNDC4 gene encoding fibronectin type III domain-containing protein 4 isoform X1 has product MARFSAFLNPVLVLFSCDLCLVRANRPPSPVNVTVTQLKANSATVSWDVPEGDVVIGYAILQQRQDGQMQRFIREVNTTNRACVLWDLAEDADYIIQVQSIGLYGESQASKRVHFRTLKETDRLPSNSSNQGDITMEGLDKDRQLQTGEIIIIVAVLLMWAAVIALFCRQYDIIKDNDSNNNKEKTKPSSEHSTPERPSGGLLRSKKKSPSVNIIEV; this is encoded by the exons ATGGCCCGTTTCTCGGCGTTCCTCAACCCCGTCCTGGTGCTCTTCAGCTGCGACCTCTGCCTCGTGCGAGCCA ACAGGCCACCATCCCCTGTCAACGTGACTGTGACGCAGCTGAAGGCAAACTCTGCCACAGTCTCCTGGGACGTCCCAGAAGGAGACGTGGTCATCGGCTATGCCATCTTACAGCAG CGGCAAGATGGACAGATGCAGCGCTTCATCCGGGAGGTAAACACCACCAACCGGGCCTGCGTGCTGTGGGACTTGGCGGAGGATGCTGATTACATCATCCAGGTGCAGAGCATCGGCCTGTATGGAGAAAGCCAGGCCAGTAAGCGTGTCCACTTCCGGACCCTGAAGGAGACTGACCGCCTCCCTTCCAACAGCTCCAACCAAG GTGACATCACCATGGAAGGGCTGGACAAAGACAGGCAGCTGCAGACAGGCGAGATTATCATCATTGTGGCTGTGCTGCTCATGTGGGCAG CGGTGATCGCCCTCTTCTGCAGACAGTATGACATCATCAAGGACAACGACTCCAACAACAACAAGGAAAAGACAAAGCCATCCTCGGAGCATAGCACACCAGAGCGACCGAGTGGAGGGCTGCTGCGGAGCAAG AAGAAGTCTCCCTCAGTCAATATAATCGAGGTGTAA
- the FNDC4 gene encoding fibronectin type III domain-containing protein 4 isoform X4, whose product MARFSAFLNPVLVLFSCDLCLVRANRPPSPVNVTVTQLKANSATVSWDVPEGDVVIGYAILQQRQDGQMQRFIREVNTTNRACVLWDLAEDADYIIQVQSIGLYGESQASKRVHFRTLKETDRLPSNSSNQGDITMEGLDKDRQLQTGEIIIIVAVLLMWADSMTSSRTTTPTTTRKRQSHPRSIAHQSDRVEGCCGARSLPQSI is encoded by the exons ATGGCCCGTTTCTCGGCGTTCCTCAACCCCGTCCTGGTGCTCTTCAGCTGCGACCTCTGCCTCGTGCGAGCCA ACAGGCCACCATCCCCTGTCAACGTGACTGTGACGCAGCTGAAGGCAAACTCTGCCACAGTCTCCTGGGACGTCCCAGAAGGAGACGTGGTCATCGGCTATGCCATCTTACAGCAG CGGCAAGATGGACAGATGCAGCGCTTCATCCGGGAGGTAAACACCACCAACCGGGCCTGCGTGCTGTGGGACTTGGCGGAGGATGCTGATTACATCATCCAGGTGCAGAGCATCGGCCTGTATGGAGAAAGCCAGGCCAGTAAGCGTGTCCACTTCCGGACCCTGAAGGAGACTGACCGCCTCCCTTCCAACAGCTCCAACCAAG GTGACATCACCATGGAAGGGCTGGACAAAGACAGGCAGCTGCAGACAGGCGAGATTATCATCATTGTGGCTGTGCTGCTCATGTGGGCAG ACAGTATGACATCATCAAGGACAACGACTCCAACAACAACAAGGAAAAGACAAAGCCATCCTCGGAGCATAGCACACCAGAGCGACCGAGTGGAGGGCTGCTGCGGAGCAAG AAGTCTCCCTCAGTCAATATAA